One segment of Candidatus Angelobacter sp. DNA contains the following:
- a CDS encoding CTP synthase, which produces MKYIFVTGGVVSSLGKGLTAAALGTLLENRGLKVALQKFDPYLNVDPGTMSPYQHGEVYVLDDGAETDLDLGHYERFTNVKLTRLNNLTSGQVYQTVLNNEREGKYLGKTVQVIPHVTDEIQNRIHLLAEQSKADVIITEIGGTTGDIEGLPFLEAIREFALEAGHGNVAFMHVTFVPFIRAAGELKTKPTQQSVAKLREIGIAPHILIARCERPLDKELRQKISLFCNVPYEAVIEEKDVDHSIYEVPLMLQRERLDDLVCRLLHLETPLANMAHWQEIIRKLIAPQHRVRIGVVGKYIELQDAYKSVYEAIIHGGVANDCGVEIVKLDAEDIEREGAEKILKGLGGILVPGGFGERGIEGKIMAAKYARENKLPYLGLCLGMQIATIEFARNVLKLEKAHSTEFEPGTPHPVICLLDEQKKVTKKGGTMRLGAQPCQLVVGSQAAKLYGAFVVNERHRHRYEFNNAYRDRFEKADFMFSGTSPDGKLVEIIEQTNHPFFIASQFHPEFRSKPHQPHPLFRGFIGAAHAHIHQRPL; this is translated from the coding sequence CGGCGGCCGCGCTCGGCACGCTGCTGGAAAACCGCGGGCTCAAGGTCGCGCTGCAAAAGTTCGATCCCTACCTCAACGTCGATCCCGGCACGATGAGTCCGTATCAGCACGGCGAGGTTTATGTGCTCGACGACGGCGCGGAGACCGACCTCGACCTCGGCCATTACGAGCGGTTCACCAATGTCAAATTGACCCGGCTCAACAATCTCACCAGCGGCCAGGTCTATCAGACCGTTCTCAATAACGAACGCGAGGGCAAATACCTCGGCAAAACGGTCCAGGTCATTCCGCACGTCACCGACGAAATCCAGAACCGCATTCACCTACTGGCCGAGCAATCGAAAGCGGACGTGATCATCACGGAAATCGGCGGCACGACCGGCGATATTGAGGGGCTGCCGTTTTTGGAGGCCATCCGCGAGTTTGCTCTCGAAGCCGGCCACGGCAATGTCGCCTTCATGCACGTGACGTTCGTGCCGTTCATCAGGGCGGCGGGCGAGCTGAAGACCAAGCCCACGCAGCAATCGGTCGCGAAGTTGCGCGAAATCGGCATCGCACCGCACATTTTGATCGCCCGCTGCGAACGGCCGCTGGACAAGGAACTGCGCCAGAAGATTTCCCTGTTTTGCAATGTCCCGTACGAAGCGGTCATCGAGGAAAAAGACGTTGACCACAGCATCTATGAAGTGCCGCTCATGCTCCAGCGCGAACGGCTTGACGACCTCGTCTGCCGGTTGCTGCACCTGGAGACACCGTTGGCGAACATGGCGCACTGGCAGGAAATCATCCGCAAACTCATCGCCCCGCAGCACCGCGTCCGCATCGGCGTCGTCGGCAAATACATCGAGCTGCAGGACGCCTACAAATCGGTTTACGAAGCGATCATCCACGGCGGGGTGGCGAACGATTGCGGCGTGGAGATCGTAAAGTTGGACGCCGAGGACATCGAACGCGAGGGTGCGGAAAAAATTCTCAAAGGGCTCGGCGGGATCCTGGTGCCGGGCGGCTTCGGCGAACGCGGCATTGAAGGCAAAATCATGGCTGCGAAATACGCGCGGGAAAACAAACTCCCTTACCTCGGCCTCTGCCTGGGAATGCAGATCGCGACGATTGAATTTGCGCGCAACGTGCTGAAACTGGAAAAGGCGCACTCGACCGAGTTCGAGCCCGGCACGCCGCACCCGGTCATCTGTCTGCTCGACGAGCAGAAGAAAGTGACGAAGAAGGGCGGCACCATGCGGCTGGGCGCGCAACCATGCCAGTTAGTGGTGGGTTCACAAGCAGCCAAGCTTTACGGCGCATTCGTCGTGAACGAGCGGCACCGGCACCGCTACGAATTCAACAACGCCTATCGCGACAGGTTCGAGAAGGCGGACTTCATGTTCAGCGGCACCTCGCCGGACGGCAAACTGGTGGAAATCATCGAGCAAACGAACCACCCTTTCTTCATTGCCAGCCAGTTCCATCCGGAATTCCGCAGCAAACCGCACCAGCCGCATCCGTTGTTCCGCGGCTTCATCGGAGCCGCCCACGCCCACATTCATCAACGGCCGTTGTGA